The window TAAATGCCTTACCCTCATTCTTCTTGTTCAACAATGTTAAGTCTACGACAGCATCAGGAAGTAGCCATGGAGGCACTGCTGGTAACGGGACTCTGCGACTGATGTTCAACTGATCCAGATTAAATTATGTTGCATGTCTCCCCACAGTCCATCCAAAACTCTTcgtttccctttttctttctcccagcAAGGTTTAAGTACTTCATGCGTTGGGTGATCCTGCCCGTGGCCCTGTAAATTAGCCcaataattaagtgtaagcTGCTCCCTTCTCAGTCCTAATGGCATCTCTCCCATCTCCACCTGTAAAGCTGCTGTTGGAGTCGTTTTAAATGCACCCGTGCAAATTCGTAGTGCCTGATACTGAATATGGTCTAACTTTACCAGAGTTGTGGCTGCTGCCGAGTTATATGCTACACACCCATAATCCAACAGAGATCTGACCAACCCAGTGTATATGGCCCTCAAAGACTTCCTATCCGCTCCCCAGTCCCTCCCAACTAAACACCTCATTACATTCAACACTTTCTTACATTTGTCCACCACCTTTTGTATATGTACAGCCCATGTTAACCTTTCATCAAACCACAATCCAAGAAACTTAAATTTACTCACCCTTTCTAATTCGTGATCATACAACTTAAGCTTGACGTCCTTACCAACCCTCTTCCTTGTAAAAAAACATCACCTTGGTTTTATCAACTGAAAATTTAAAACCCCACTTATAAGACCACTCTTCAACTCTTCTAATTGTCCCCTGCAGTTTCTTCACAACATACTCTATATTTTTCCCTCTCTTCCATATGGCTCCATCATCAGCAAAAAGTGAACATCCCACCCCTGCCTCTAAATCATTAAACACATCATCTACCatcaaagaaaataacaaagggCTCACTATGCTCCCTTGAGGTGTACCATTTTCTACCAAAAACCTTTCAGAAAAAACCTTCCCAATCCTCCGGAAATACTTTCTTTTCTTAATAGtgatttgtgtgcatgtgtatggcGCATGTCTGCCACCCTTTGGTGTGGAGTATTACTGCATATGGGcgcaataataaaaaataaagaaattaaaaaataaaaaatacattaaaaaacaaaatatatataaatgtgtgtgcgtgtatataTTGTGTAATTTGGAAAGTTATACATATAATTTATTTGCATACTTTCTCCACTGctgataataaaatattaatatagtatatatattaataaattaagaaaaaataaataaataaataaatttgtctTCTCATTTGtattctgtcttcctcccctaaCCCCCAACCGGGCTTGGTAGATGGCCAcccctccttgagcctggttctgttggaggttttttcctgtgaaaggggagtttttccttcccactgtcaccaaagcccTTGCTTACAGGGGCCGTCTGACTGTTGTggtttcctctgttttctctgtattatcatAGGGCCTTTACCTACACTATGAAACActctgaggtaactgttgttgtgatttggtgatatcttttaaaaaaacagaataatttGAATAGATGTGTGAAATCCTACACCACATACTGgcatattaaaatgtatttatgtattgcCTTATTAAAACTGTGAAATCTCCTCCTATGAGCCTCACGGGACTGAAGGAGGATGCAGCATCAGCTCACAGCTGATTTTATTTAGTGCAATTAATGAGGATAAGGAGCTGGAAGCCTCACTTGTGTCCTGACCTTAAACAACATGCTGCAAATACTCTGTGTTGCTCTTGTGTGTGCAGAATATCTGAAAGATGGTAAAAAGTCAGCATCTaacatgattattttttttaattacgtATTTCCTCTTTAAATAAGCAAGCAGGTGTTTTTCTCTCCTGTTGTGTTTCAGTGTACTGCAGTCCTCTACAAGAAGCCAAACGAGGTATAATGTGTTCACGTTTAAGCCTGGAGGGATGAGTGTTCTGATATTTTAAATATCAGAACACTCGTGAGCGTTATgctgtgtaaatgtgtttttacagcACTTAAAGATGACTGGCTAATCAAGGCGGTGCATTACATGGAGGAAAACCCAGAAACTTTAGAAGGTGAGCCCTAACAGTGTTTTGATCATAATTTGTCTTCATACATGATACTGTACCTCACTGCACACAGTCAGTTGTGCGCAACAAGGAGCCACAAGCTACCTAGGTTTATTCAGTGTCAGTTAGTCATATGGGCTGAGTTAATTCTTCTAGTTGGAGTTTGATTATTAATGGGTCAGATCATTTTGGCAAACTAGGAAGCACCTCAAGGGTGTGGCTGATAAATGTTTTATCAGCCTTTATTTATGAAGTTTTTAGGATATCAGTTGTAGTTAATAGCCAAACCTTTTCAAAACAAGCACTGGAAACCTTAAAGTTATCACATGAACTAATGGTAGAAAAGAATTGAATGTGATTGAACAATACAACTTTGTAGTAGCACTTTGTAGCTTCATGCTGATCTCCTTATCTCGTTCTGTTAGAGCTGATGGACAAAAACTACGCTTTGGCAGAAGGAGACATGGTGCTGTTGGTGAGATTAACCTGAGAACACATGCCAAAACTGAGGCAACAGATCCACAGACAGACTTTTACACACGTTGTTGAGTTTAGGAAAAACGTTTGCAAGAGTCGTACTCTTTGTAAAATATGGACATAACCACAGCCATGTTAGTGGGACCTGTGGTAAACTTCCAGCTGAGCATTTTTGCCACCATAATTCCAGTGTTCTGAATCCAAACGTAATCAGAATGACAGAAGCTAACAACAAGGTGGGGCCTTGCCTCCTTTGAGTCTAATGTgaaccataatttacaaaacaaaTTCAGAAGGGCATGAACATGACAATTAAGACCAGAAAATCGTAGGAAAAAATTCAGTGAGGTCATTTAAGCTTCATAACACTGAGCAAAGATGTGATGTGGACTAGGCAGTCAGTGAACACTCGAAGCATTTCATTTCTTCTGCAGAATGACAGGAATGCAGTGAGCAGTAGCTGGCCAACTCTGGAGATACCCTATATCATTAGCCCAGATTTAGGTAAGCACAGTATGTGCATTAAAGATCATTGGATCTTTGAGAAGTCTGTCTTACTGccactttgtttttcagctagTCGCACAGATGATATTCTCTCTGCTATGGAGATGGTGTCCAAACACACCTGTGTATCCTTCCACAAGCGAACTATCGAGCAAAACTACCTGCTCTTCAAAACCAGTACAGGGTATGTAGTTTTCTGAAGCTCACTCTAAACTCTGTTTGAACTGCAGTTGGAGCTCAGATTGTATGCTGAACACCCCAAGTTTTCTGCAGCACTTACCTGTGTTCTGATTgggtttctgaaatattcagtttCTGTATCTTAACATGACGATATGACATCGTGGCTGCAGAAACCTCTGGCCTGTACTGCAGGTCAGCATACTCAGAATATTTGACCTAGATCAGGCTTCACTAAATCTAATAACTGCTATTACGTAACAGAGAATCACTCAGCAATGTCAgtctacaaaacaaaaaatggtgAATTTGGTACTTCAGTCATGCCTCAGAGCTCATGACTGTGAGGATGGAAATGGATCAATTGAAAGTGAGTTTAAGCACCCTGACCAAGGCACACAATGCTggtttaaaaaggaaaagactCTCCTCACTGCTGGCAAGATTAAGTACAGCAAAAACTGCTTTATATTTTTCAGATATAAATGTTTAAAGATGGAtgtctcattttaaaaaaaaaacaaaaaaaaaaacaggacccTAATCATGCAGTTTTGTTCTAGCTGTGCGTCATTTGTGGGCTTAAAGGGTGGTGAGCAGCCTGTTTTTGTTGGGCCCCAGTGCATGGTAGGTAACATTGCACATGAGATTCTTCACGCTCTGGGTTTCCACCATGAACACACAAGGATGGACCGTGAACAGTACATCACCATTATTCACAGCAACATTATGCCAGGTAAGGGTTCTCCTGAAATATTATCTGTACTGTTTAAAAGCTATGGTAGCTAAATGGTCATAATGCTTGGAACTTGTACAATAAGAAATTGTattttgtatgtatgtgtttttCAAACTCCAGCTTTTCCTTtatttgacattaaaaaaaatgaacctGTTTACATGTATGAGGCAAACACTCATATCTTGGAAGATGAGCTTCACCACAGTTTACTGCACATTGTGCATTTACCAAAACTTTGGGGGGTTATTGATTGTTTACACTCAGGGAAAGTATCACATGTCTTTCAGGGATGGAGAAAAACTTCAGAATGCAAGAAGGCGAAACCTTTTCTCTTCCATATGACGCTACCTCCATCATGCACTATGGAAGGTACCATACCCAAAATGACAAATGTATAATAAACTGTTTCTCTGTAAAGGTTACGTGGCACTTTAAGATGATTACTCTTGTGtcagggattttttttcagCGAGCGGCCTGCCCACCATCTTCCCAAAAAAAGATGTGAAGGAAATGGGACAGAGAGATAAACTGACAAAGACTGACATTGAAAGGGTTCGACGTCTCTACAGCTGTGGTATATTCTCAACTCTGCTCACTGCACATAAATTTCATTTGTGGTCTCCACATTTTGAAGCTTTAAAGTTAGTGTGGCCACCATATTTTTGTTGGAACCAGAAGTGATTGCATGTGGAATCTTAGCAAGGTGCACCAAGGCGCTGTTTGGTGCTAATGTGGAGAAAGTGATCCAACAAAATGTCTGGGATTGTCCATCAAGAAGTTGTCAGCCAAGCTGCCTGTCAAAGTAGCCATGCCTCTGAATTCAAGTCTTACCCAAATCCAAGTGAGTTGTAAAGATTCATTAGCTAAAAAGAGCACCCCAGCCTAATATaggactttttttcccctccaagtGGCAAAAGTGAGTTTTCTTGTGACCaccattttgcatttttaatcattttatatgTACATATGAGAtagagatatatagatagagagatatatatttttagacaCTGACACAGGTTTTACCTGTTTACTAAAACATATTCAAATTACAGTTATTGTAATATTGTGGACATGTAGACtctcagctttcatttgaggGTATCCACATTCAAATTGGATGAAGGATTTAGAAGTTTCAGTTCTTTAACATGTGctactctttttctttttcttttctttttttcttttttttttaaagggaccaaaagtaattggacaattgaCTTAAAGGCTATTTCCTGAATAGGTGTGGACAATTCCTTCATTATCCCATTATTGATTAAGCAGATAATAGGCCTAGAGTTGATCTGAGATGTGGCGCTtgcatttggaagattttgctgtgaacCATGCAGTCAAAGGAATTTTCTGTGCAGGTGACgctgtgaaaacagaaacaaaaaacatcagagAAATTGCTACAATATTAGGAGTGGCTAAATTTACAATTTGGtacatcctgagaaagaagGAAAGTACTAGTGAACTCAGCAATGCAAAAAGATCTGGATTCTTTGGACAGATTCTACCAGAATCATGGTATACCACATTACCTGTAAAACATGGCACAGGCAGAGTGATGGCTTGGTCATGCATGGGTGCCAGTGGCACTGGGATACTAGCGTTTATTGGTGATGTGACACAGGACAAAAGCAGCCCAGTGAATTCTGAGGTGTTCATAGACATGCTCTCTGCTCATATCCAGCTAAATGTAGTCAAATTGATTGGGTGGTGTTTCATTATACAGAtcgataatgacccaaaacatgcagccaaagcaacccaggagtttattaaagcaaagaagtggAGTATTCTTGAATGGCCAATTGAGCATGAATTTCATTTGTTGAAAACCTGAGATGGAAAGGCCCACGAACAGAAACTGGAAgctgctgcagtaaaggcctggcagagcattaaaaaggaggaaacccaGCATCTGGTGATGCCCGTAGGttcaagacttcaggctgtcattGGCAACAAAGGGTTTTCAACCAAGTATTAgatatgaatattttattttcagttattccatttgtccaaatacttttgcaCTCTGAAATTAAGGGATTATGTACATGCAATCTTTATGTAACtcactgaattaaagctgaaagtctgcacttcaaccGCGTTTGagatgtttcatttaaaattcattatGGTAGTTTGCAGAtccaaaattagaaaaaaaaagttctgtccaaatatttatggacctaactgtataaaatatgaaatgtatTGGCAAAGGACATCAGTAGTTACCTTTGTGTTTACCCAGAATTTGTAGCACATCTGGTTAAAGTCTGAACCACTCTGTAAGCCACGGTCACATCCAATATAATACCAACATAAAGGAAAATCTGTAAGGAAATGTAGGGTGGGCTTTGTAATTTATTACTTACTGCATTCAAAAGTTGAAAGCTGGAATAGATACCTGAGATTTGGCCCCAATAGCAAGTAAAAGAATAACTGAAGGAAACTAAAGACCTAATAACTCTCACTCTGAACAGTCTCAGAATGTAAGTCAGCCAGCAGAAACAGCCAAAACACTAGTGTGGCAGAATACAGACTTTAAGACCCGAATGAACAGATTACAAAATGCCAGAGGGGAGCTGTGTTAAAGAAACTGCTAAAGTCACAGAAATTAAGGACTGAAAAGATGCAAACCAACTACAGAGAGGGGAAAAAtgtcaaacaaagaaaagatgtCTGACCGAGACATGGCAGTCAAATGATGTTGAACTGACATCTGACAACAAAGATGCCCTtgaaagctgattctgttcatctggagtTTGcgaaatgaatttttttttttttttttaaaaaaggcaatgACCTGATGATCCCAGAATGTCTTTTCTGGGTTTTCCTTGCCTCGATTATTGAGGATGCATTTAGATGTACAACGAAGATGATAGCAGCAGTTTAACTTCCAGAGATGAAAAAGCTTATTAATTGTCTCATAATAAAAATTATGAGacaatttttattatatttttaaaaactccaaGTTAACTAGTAATTCTATACATGCAGACTcaatgagtttaaaaaaatgctgtttttaatctTTGCTTGTTTCTCATCTTTCCAAGATTCCCTTAAACAAACTGAGAAGGAAAGCCATGACTGGGATGATGTCTGATCTCGGTGCCACCGATGGAGGCTATGAGAACCAGATTACTTGCAGTGCAGTTCTATCTGCCTACTCAGCACCTGAACAATGCCACCAGACGGTCCAATAACACTAGCAGTCAGCAAACAAACTAGTTGTCATCACTGACACATCTATTAATGAAAATATGCTGGCCAGGATCTGGTGGATTCATCTCCACTGTTCAATAAACCAAAATACTTTGTTCCTCTCTAACCAGTATTTGTTAAGACTTTattgtttgcactttttttccttctgggGAAGAAATGGTAAGCTTGATGATCAGATGTGCACACTGAACTCACTCAATTTCTGAAGGTCACCAATAGGTGGTGTCCTATACCTACTAGCAGGCTCAGtaggctttttttgttttgttttttttttaatctcagagGAGAGGTTGTTACTTAAGTGACTTAGtttttaaaacttgaaataCTATTACGTCCCATGGACTACATATGGGCCTGCaagcaggtggaggagagcACTTACTGGCTCTTTGAATGGGGATCTTTAACATGAATAAGAGCAATATGGACTGATATGGAGCATGGGTAGAGTAACAGCATGTTTTGAATAGTGGAATAGTAGAACTGATGATCAGAGAGGTGAACAGGAAGGACAGAAGTAATGAAGGTATCAGAGAGACACCTCTGCCTGAGTGATGTGGAGATAAaatgagatggtttggacagcaaattctttaaaaatcagacaatgttattttctggatttttctcattttgtctCTCATAGTTGAGGTATACCTATGATGAAAATTACAGGCGCCTCTCATCTTTTTAAGTGGGAGAACTTGCACGACTGGTGGCTGACTAAGTACtctttttgccccactgtagtGAAATTCATACAGCACAGAATATAATTAAACTTTgtcaagaacaagaaaaaagtgAATGAATAAGAAGTTTTGGTTAGATTAtagaggaaaaataaatgaGACAGGAATTGGTAACAAAAATATTACTCCAACAGTACCATGGCTATATGACAAGACAACTcctgattttcatttactatGCAAGGGAAGGGGGCTAAATAAAAGCCAGGTTTATGATCATttaagggaaaagtcaaaggaaaaatcaaacaaagaggaacagaaatgtgttttatggaTTCCTGCACATATCTGTGTAGATGGAAATGAACAGGTAGATGGAAATGAACAGGCAGATAAGCTTGCAAACAGTGCAACAAGAAGTAGTAATGTAGATATGAATATTAAGTGCAGTAAAGGTGAGGTTAAAGTATAAATAAGGTGAAGCTAAAGGAAAAGTGGCAGGCACAATGGGATGGAGACGGAAAAGGCAGATGATGATATAGTATACCGAGAGTAGTTGGACAATGTCGAATAAGCCATAGTAAAAGAAGATATAGTAAGATTTGGTCATACAAGTTTAAATGGCACACTAAAAAAAGATGAATAAGTATGAGACAGGGAATTGGGAATTTTGTGGACAAGAGGAGACATTTGAACATGAATTGCAGAAAAATAGACTTCAATTAAGGGTAAAAGAAATATTACAAAGGAATACAGGTGATGTAGTTTATAGTGCGATATTTGGGTTTTTAAGAGCAACACCCATATTCTAATAAGTTATATGAGAGCATGGGTGTAAAAGCTGTTCTGATCCACACTCCAGTCCAGaaggtggcggtaatgcacctgAAGGTGTTTGGCAACCGCCATAAAAAGATAGAAGAAGGCCCCACAGAAACCAGTGTGAGTATTCCAGTTTGAAGGACCACTTATTCTGATGAAAATAAGCTGGTTGGCTAATAATTGATATGAATATGTTTATTACAATTATGAACTCAGATTATGCAATGAATCGTTTAACGTTTAATAGAAATTTAACGTTGTtttgtttacttatttttaacaggaagcGGAACCTAACCGGAAGCACGTGTCGGTGACGTCTTCcttggaaaacaaaaacaaacctgtGTGTTGCAATATTTCTGTTTTCCGTCGACGTTTGATCAGCGCCCAAAATCGTTCGTCTCGTTTTTGGTGTGCGCCTTATGGTAAGACTTGCATATGCATATATATTTGAACCCAGAGAAAAACCAACAAATGATCGCTTCTGCCTCCTGCTAATGTGCTAGCTGCCTCTGCCAGCTTATGTTGCTCAGCTTAAAGCATCCAGAGAAAAACGAAGACTGTGGCCCGAACATCCGTCCTATTCTTTTGTCCCATCTTTCTCAGGTTGCTGCAGTTTACCGGTAATAGCTTGTTTGAGAGCCATGGCCCAGCAGAGAGGAGTAAACAGCCTGCAGTTCAATCAGGACCAAAGTAAGTTGCCTTTGTTCATGAACTGAGTTAGTGCACGTTTTAGTTACCAAACTAAGTTGAGTTACTGAGGAGAAACCTggcagatttaaaaacagagagACTCGAAACGTTTTATTCATATTGACGTTAAAGGGGAAAATGCACACCCAAAAGAACAAGATAACAATGGGTAAAATGAAACTAGAGAAAGTGGTGTAAGAACGGTGGCACGTTCTCTGGCTACACAAAGGGAAGGCCTTCAAGGGAAATGGCTTTGTTCTGTAACTACATTCTTTTCAGAGCTTTTCAACATAAAGTTGTGTCTTGGAAATAATCCATGTAAGATTTCTTATGTCTTTTAACTTACAAGTCACTCTCTGAAAATTTGGTAAATTAGGTTAGGTGGGTATGATATTAGAATAACACACATAGATGAAACTGAACGTGACTGAACACTGCTGTGAAAAACCCAGAACAACTCTGACAATTTACGAGCTAACCACCAGACAGAAACTACATGTATTAAGctagttgtggttgtggttaaacatattacatatacaaaaacagaattagtaAGAAATACAGAACCAGGCAAATGTGTGATAAAGGAAAATCTATATGTACCTTCAGTTATTCTCCTGATATCCATCCACACGTTCATTAATTACCAGTGATTACTTGTTTTGCCGGTTAATCGTCTGATTTTCTGACCTGGTCACTGCTTGGTGAGCACAGCCTTCCCCAACAC is drawn from Pelmatolapia mariae isolate MD_Pm_ZW linkage group LG7, Pm_UMD_F_2, whole genome shotgun sequence and contains these coding sequences:
- the LOC134631672 gene encoding astacin-like metalloendopeptidase gives rise to the protein MVKMYCSPLQEAKRALKDDWLIKAVHYMEENPETLEELMDKNYALAEGDMVLLNDRNAVSSSWPTLEIPYIISPDLGNRTDDILSAMEMVSKHTCVSFHKRTIEQNYLLFKTSTGCASFVGLKGGEQPVFVGPQCMVGNIAHEILHALGFHHEHTRMDREQYITIIHSNIMPGMEKNFRMQEGETFSLPYDATSIMHYGRDFFSASGLPTIFPKKDVKEMGQRDKLTKTDIERVRRLYSCVQKVAVMHLKVFGNRHKKIEEGPTETSVSIPV